The following are from one region of the Paenibacillus antri genome:
- a CDS encoding ABC transporter permease, producing MRSAFRFELDASATRSPWWVPVASVALALGVCAIFIAANGMNPITVYSKMLRGAFGSAYGLNETLVKAVPLLLCGLGVSIAYRIAVWNIGAEGQFLAGTMAATAVTIYLPELQNGWAIALMLVAGIAAGGVWGLLTAIPRTHFQVNELITSLMLNYVALLALDYFVFGPWRDPAGFNFPGSPVFTPAQSLPAIGDTRLHLGLAFALSAVALYYVLIKFTRWGYELRLIGANPTAAKHAGININKHIWIVMIVSGGLAGLAGMAEVSGVTHKLMQGISPGYGYTAIIVAWLAKLHPAGLIVASVLFGGLIVGGYSVQTIGMPSSVTDMIQGGILFFLIAGDMVAKFRLRRR from the coding sequence ATGCGTTCCGCGTTCCGATTCGAGCTGGATGCGTCGGCGACCCGCAGCCCTTGGTGGGTCCCGGTCGCTTCCGTCGCTTTGGCGCTGGGCGTTTGCGCCATATTCATCGCGGCGAACGGCATGAACCCGATTACGGTGTATTCGAAAATGCTAAGAGGCGCTTTCGGCTCCGCCTACGGCCTCAACGAAACGCTCGTGAAGGCGGTCCCGCTGCTGCTCTGCGGTCTCGGGGTGTCGATCGCCTACCGAATCGCCGTATGGAACATCGGCGCCGAAGGCCAGTTCCTTGCCGGAACGATGGCGGCGACCGCCGTGACGATCTACTTGCCGGAGCTTCAGAACGGCTGGGCGATCGCGCTCATGCTCGTCGCGGGCATCGCGGCGGGCGGCGTTTGGGGCCTCTTGACGGCTATTCCCCGCACCCATTTTCAAGTCAACGAACTGATCACGTCTCTCATGCTCAATTATGTCGCTCTCCTGGCGCTCGATTATTTCGTGTTCGGTCCGTGGCGGGATCCGGCCGGCTTCAACTTCCCGGGTTCCCCGGTATTCACGCCGGCACAATCTCTGCCTGCGATCGGGGACACCCGGCTGCACCTCGGCCTCGCGTTCGCGCTGTCGGCGGTCGCCTTGTACTACGTGCTGATAAAGTTTACTCGCTGGGGCTACGAGCTGCGGCTGATCGGCGCGAACCCGACCGCCGCGAAGCACGCGGGCATCAATATCAATAAGCATATTTGGATCGTCATGATCGTCAGCGGCGGGCTCGCCGGTCTAGCGGGCATGGCCGAGGTGTCAGGCGTCACTCATAAGCTTATGCAAGGCATCTCACCCGGGTACGGGTACACGGCGATCATCGTCGCTTGGCTCGCGAAGCTGCACCCGGCCGGACTTATTGTCGCTTCCGTCCTATTCGGCGGGTTGATCGTCGGCGGTTACAGCGTCCAGACGATCGGAATGCCGTCATCGGTGACGGATATGATTCAAGGCGGGATCTTGTTTTTCCTGATCGCCGGCGACATGGTCGCCAAATTCCGGCTGCGGCGCCGCTGA
- a CDS encoding ABC transporter ATP-binding protein → MARSPAVEMKQIVKRFGDVTANDHVDFSARPGEVHALLGENGAGKSTVMSLLSGVYRANEGEIYIHGRKAAIRSPKDAAALGIGMVFQNFRLVQTLTATENIVLGEGGFWRGKRWRLRKREEIAALSERFGLTFPVDRPIWQLSVGEQQRVEIVKTLYRGADIVILDEPTSVLTPGEAELLFSTLLRMKQEGKTVILTTHKLNEVMAVSDRISVMRKGRMIAAGIIASLTSERALAQLMVGREVTIRRRERPQAADAGKTLLAVDRIDVETEQGRNALRQLSFCVREGEIVGVAGVAGNGQKELAEVLNGLLPWKRGTITFDGRTWRSPSVRGAIEAGIAHVPENRMKSGLAGSLGAVDNLLFKSYRKPERSVLGFLRSKRNRAWARSLVEDFEIVTPGVDAPVRQLSGGNQQKLLFAREMAQEPKLMVAVHPTQGLDVGATEGVHKLLMELRSRGSGVLLISEDLDEVMLLSDRILVMYNGRIIGESAFDEADRERIGMWMAGVNETKEATV, encoded by the coding sequence ATGGCGAGAAGCCCGGCCGTAGAAATGAAGCAAATCGTAAAGCGCTTCGGCGACGTTACGGCGAACGACCATGTCGATTTTTCGGCGAGGCCGGGGGAGGTGCACGCGCTGCTCGGCGAGAACGGAGCGGGCAAGAGCACGGTGATGAGCCTCTTATCCGGCGTCTACCGGGCGAACGAAGGCGAAATTTACATCCACGGTCGTAAGGCCGCGATCCGTTCGCCGAAGGACGCGGCCGCGCTCGGCATCGGCATGGTGTTTCAAAATTTCAGGCTCGTCCAAACGCTGACGGCAACCGAAAACATTGTGCTCGGCGAAGGCGGATTTTGGCGTGGAAAGCGATGGCGCCTTCGCAAGCGGGAGGAAATCGCGGCGCTGTCGGAGCGATTCGGCTTGACGTTCCCGGTCGACCGGCCGATCTGGCAGCTGTCCGTCGGGGAGCAGCAGCGGGTGGAAATCGTGAAGACGCTGTACCGCGGGGCGGACATCGTCATTCTCGACGAGCCGACCTCGGTGCTGACGCCGGGGGAGGCGGAGTTGTTGTTCAGTACGCTGCTTCGGATGAAGCAGGAAGGGAAGACGGTCATTCTGACGACGCATAAGCTGAACGAGGTCATGGCCGTGTCGGACCGGATCTCCGTCATGCGCAAGGGGCGGATGATCGCCGCCGGGATCATCGCTTCGCTGACGAGCGAGCGCGCGTTGGCGCAGTTGATGGTCGGGCGTGAAGTGACGATCCGGAGACGAGAGCGTCCGCAGGCGGCCGACGCCGGCAAGACGCTGCTCGCGGTGGACCGGATCGACGTCGAGACGGAGCAGGGTCGGAACGCGCTTCGGCAGCTCAGCTTCTGCGTCCGCGAAGGCGAGATCGTCGGCGTCGCCGGCGTCGCCGGGAACGGGCAAAAGGAGCTGGCCGAGGTGTTGAACGGCCTCCTGCCTTGGAAGCGCGGAACGATTACGTTCGATGGACGGACGTGGAGGAGCCCTTCGGTGCGCGGAGCGATCGAAGCGGGGATCGCGCATGTGCCCGAGAACCGGATGAAGAGCGGTCTCGCCGGCAGCCTCGGGGCCGTCGACAATCTGCTTTTCAAGTCGTATCGCAAGCCCGAACGGTCCGTCCTCGGCTTCCTCCGGTCGAAGCGTAACCGCGCATGGGCTCGATCGCTCGTGGAGGACTTCGAGATCGTAACGCCGGGCGTGGACGCGCCGGTACGTCAGCTGTCGGGCGGCAACCAACAGAAACTGTTGTTCGCCCGCGAGATGGCGCAAGAGCCGAAGCTGATGGTGGCCGTGCACCCGACCCAGGGGCTTGACGTCGGGGCGACGGAAGGCGTTCATAAGCTGCTGATGGAGCTGCGGTCGCGCGGGAGCGGCGTACTGCTCATTTCGGAGGATCTGGACGAAGTGATGCTGCTCTCCGACCGCATTCTGGTCATGTACAACGGCCGAATCATCGGGGAATCGGCGTTCGACGAAGCGGATCGCGAACGTATCGGCATGTGGATGGCAGGCGTGAACGAGACGAAGGAGGCGACGGTATGA
- a CDS encoding ABC transporter permease: MDLAIQLIAAAMSAGTPLLLAALGGILSERSGIIQLGAEGLMLMGAVVACLTFIGSESIPLTLLAVVAVTAALGLLHAFMCVTLRANQIMAGLALTLFGGGLSAYLGRSVSGLPLPGTMPRIHLDWLEPVPAIGRLFAHLDILTWFSFALVAALHLLIHKTSWGLHLKAVGDNPATADVMGIRVQALRYAYVVAGAALIGLAGGYMLLVYTPSWTEGMTAGKGWIAVALIIFARWNPLRALFCSYFFGALDMIGFRIQLIGSDIPPYFLKMIPYVVTVFVLMYLGWRNRNKPSGTPEALGIPYIREQRF, translated from the coding sequence ATGGATTTAGCCATTCAATTGATCGCGGCCGCGATGTCCGCCGGAACGCCGCTGCTGCTGGCCGCGCTCGGCGGCATCTTAAGCGAACGCTCCGGCATCATTCAGCTCGGAGCGGAAGGTCTCATGCTTATGGGGGCGGTCGTCGCTTGCCTGACGTTCATCGGTTCGGAGAGCATCCCGTTAACGCTGCTCGCGGTCGTCGCCGTGACGGCGGCGCTGGGACTGCTGCACGCGTTCATGTGCGTGACGCTGCGGGCGAATCAAATTATGGCGGGCCTCGCGTTGACGTTGTTCGGCGGGGGATTGAGCGCCTACCTCGGGCGGTCGGTCAGCGGTCTGCCGCTCCCAGGCACGATGCCTCGCATCCATCTCGACTGGCTCGAGCCGGTGCCGGCGATCGGCCGGTTGTTCGCGCATCTGGATATCCTGACATGGTTCAGCTTCGCCCTTGTCGCCGCCCTGCATCTGTTAATCCATAAGACGTCTTGGGGGCTGCATCTGAAGGCGGTCGGGGACAATCCCGCGACGGCCGATGTCATGGGTATCCGCGTCCAAGCGCTTCGTTACGCGTACGTCGTCGCCGGGGCCGCGCTCATCGGTCTCGCAGGCGGCTACATGCTGTTGGTGTACACGCCGAGCTGGACGGAAGGCATGACGGCGGGCAAAGGCTGGATCGCGGTCGCGCTGATCATCTTCGCCCGGTGGAATCCGCTCCGAGCGCTGTTCTGCTCTTACTTCTTCGGGGCGCTCGACATGATCGGTTTTCGAATTCAGCTCATCGGAAGCGATATTCCGCCTTACTTCTTGAAGATGATTCCTTACGTCGTTACCGTTTTTGTGTTGATGTATCTCGGCTGGCGCAATCGCAACAAGCCGTCCGGCACGCCGGAGGCGCTGGGCATCCCGTATATCCGGGAACAGCGATTTTAG
- a CDS encoding BMP family ABC transporter substrate-binding protein — MKKRSKGFRSALALLAVLGIVIAGCSNGSGEPEPEADASAAETGALEAEAAPEPELPKVAFVYIGPPGDGGWTFEHDRGRLEMEKALGITATFVENVPESADAERVITELAQDHDIIFTTSFGYMDYTLNVAKKFPDVTFLHTAGYKTAENMSNYFGRNYEASYLSGIAAGAATKSNIIGYVGAFPIPEVIYNINAYALGMQSVNPDAVVKVVWSNTWYDPATERQAAISLLDQGADVLMAYQDSPATIQAAAERGGFAGGNDSDMTRFAPEAYLTNPIWNWGPYYTKTVKDIMEGTWTNEPYLGDMADGMVDIAPLGNSVPEDIKKLIEDTKAKIIGGEMNVFTGPIVDAEGAVRVEAGQTMTDEVIYSTDWFVKGVEGTIPK; from the coding sequence ATGAAGAAGAGAAGCAAGGGGTTCAGATCGGCATTAGCCTTGTTGGCGGTGCTCGGGATCGTAATCGCAGGATGCTCGAACGGTTCCGGCGAACCGGAACCGGAGGCGGATGCCTCCGCAGCGGAGACGGGAGCCCTCGAAGCGGAAGCTGCGCCCGAGCCGGAGCTTCCGAAAGTGGCGTTCGTGTATATCGGACCTCCGGGCGACGGAGGGTGGACGTTCGAGCATGACCGAGGCCGCCTGGAGATGGAGAAGGCGCTGGGCATAACGGCGACTTTCGTAGAGAACGTGCCGGAGAGCGCGGATGCGGAACGCGTCATTACAGAGCTGGCGCAGGACCATGACATCATCTTTACGACAAGCTTCGGCTATATGGACTATACGCTCAATGTCGCGAAGAAATTTCCAGACGTTACGTTCCTTCACACGGCCGGCTATAAGACTGCGGAGAATATGAGCAATTATTTCGGACGGAATTACGAAGCGAGCTATCTGTCCGGCATCGCGGCGGGAGCCGCGACGAAATCGAACATCATCGGATACGTCGGCGCCTTCCCGATCCCGGAGGTCATCTACAATATTAACGCCTACGCGCTCGGAATGCAGAGCGTGAACCCGGACGCCGTAGTGAAAGTGGTCTGGTCGAATACTTGGTACGACCCGGCGACGGAGCGGCAAGCGGCGATCTCCTTGCTCGACCAAGGCGCGGACGTATTGATGGCATACCAAGATTCCCCGGCTACGATCCAAGCGGCTGCCGAACGCGGCGGATTTGCAGGCGGCAACGACTCCGACATGACGCGGTTCGCGCCGGAGGCTTACTTGACGAACCCGATATGGAACTGGGGGCCGTACTACACGAAGACCGTTAAAGACATTATGGAAGGAACTTGGACGAACGAACCGTATCTCGGCGATATGGCGGACGGCATGGTCGACATCGCGCCGCTCGGCAACAGCGTGCCGGAGGACATTAAGAAGCTGATCGAGGATACGAAGGCCAAAATCATCGGCGGCGAGATGAATGTGTTTACCGGTCCGATCGTCGATGCGGAAGGCGCAGTGAGAGTGGAGGCAGGCCAAACCATGACCGACGAAGTCATCTACAGCACAGACTGGTTTGTTAAAGGAGTAGAAGGCACGATCCCGAAATAA